The Bombyx mori chromosome 8, ASM3026992v2 genomic sequence agttgttattggttttaatgtttttgataaaataaaaatacatgtaaaaatctgtggTTTtgggggatattggggacgtctcagGAACAAATAACGAAAAAGGAGTCCATTGGGATGAGAAGAAGTGAactggaaacgacctaagtataaataggtacaggtttgtagggttgtctatgtagttataacaatatttttttaatttgttggtaAGAGtctggtttattcatgatgtttttgtttagaacttttattcaaaattatcaatgtgttattttattatttggcaaatatttacatatattatcagttatgtattgttttctatttttagatatgcctcgcgtgtacgtatcaaagagtgcaaatCCTTATAAGAGATATGgtcccttaatattaaaaacagcaatagaaAACCTATGAAATTGGatataagtctttagttgaaatagctaatTAAGCAAAGCAATTTAAGCAAAAGTAAGTCGGTTTTGCATAGACATGTAAACAAGAAcgatgaaatctcaaggtggacaaaaatgtgtaagtaatacataataaaatatattaatatttgttcagagttgGGGTATCCACCTGATTAATTCATGGAATAAcggacacacctaatctcttaacccagataaaaatatcagcccctaagtacttcctaagaacgaagaaatataaaccgcttataagaaagcccgctTGTTcaaatttaggtgcttactctcccttaaacagattcctttgggactacaataatgtccacgggcagcgcggtctccgtcaatgttcattcggagttgtccgattgtgctgaactaattttaagtgatgaaatagatgttttttttctaattgtcttacAACTTCAAAAATCTGTCACAGATAATTTCCCaagcaaatataaattaatcataagtaattaaatgtaatcaagttttagttattttttttttttttttttgtcaatgcaTTATCGATTGCACCTAAATTCATGCCATCTGCcgtgtacttttgtcagtttttcaatgtttttattgatgatcactttgttattgcaactaaataaaataattgattaaAATCAAGGAGTGCAAGCTCTAGCTAATTTCTGGGTAAATAGGGATAGCACCTATTTTTGCTTTCTTAGCTTAAACTCGAATGCTAATTGCATAGCTTTAAATTGGATAACAAAGatacccccaagactcaatcattttgatcctgatatagcattttaaacatcaacaactaccttaaaattgttcatcaagttggaatttgtccctaaccACCCCGTTTTACCAGTACATACTGTTCTATGGATTTTTCTATAATTTctacggactttttggcgggaatgcgaggagtgaagttgtgtgatttgttttattttgtctatttagtgtttcttcgggtttaaatgtgtaataatggtggtttattaaccgtttaatatctgtgaaagtgcacaaatgtgggaaaatgaaacaaagccgctggacgtaacttctcgggatcctccaaaaagtccattgaaaaaatcttagtaaatgaccaccattttactgagattagatttcatctcatatcatctcatttaatttcatcccagttgattaatgtctcaaattaatcattttcatttcatttcactccataatatcatttttcataaaattaagaatatacattaaaataagatatgacttaaaggtctcagttaccaggtcataaaatctctaaaaatataatttctacaggactttttggcgggaacgcgaggagtgaagttgtgtgatttattttattttgtctatttaatgttttttcgggtttaaatgtgtaataatggtggtttattaactgtttaatatctttcATTTTCCCTCATAATATAAATGAGGGAAAATAAAagaaagccgctggacgtaacttctcaggatcctccaaaaagtccacggaaaaagtcttagtaaatgaccaccattttactgagattatatttcatcccatatcatctcatttcatttcatttaatttcatcccagttgattgatgtcaatgtcaaattaatcatcttcatttcatttcacttcataatatcatttttcataaaaatatgaatataaattaaaataagacatgccttaaaggtctcagttaccaggtcataaaatcccttaaaaactaaataatttctACACAATCTGTAATTGACAACTGATCTGTATTAACATAGATAATATCtatgcatagattatacacttaatattatcTATGAACTGATCGTGGTCGGCAAATGACGCTATCGGATTTCGAAGACGACATTGTTTTACTAAGGTTTTACATTCATGAaacgtaaataaaaacatagtaGGTTGAAAATGTAAGTGTTTCCTCAACTTATTCTATAAAAATTCTACTATTGTACATTTAGAGAGGCCCGTTAACATGTTTCATTTCAATACCAGGGCTAGAAATAAATCGCCTTTGCCTGCAGCTGAGAAAGAGAAGAAGAAACCCAAAGAAAGCAAGAAAAAGAAAGGTGACTCAGGCTCCAGCAGCAGTGATAGTAGTGGAAGGTATCCCAACTAATGTATTATTAAGATTTGTAACACAATTCTTTGGAGGTTATGTTAAAAGCGGGCTTTCTTTCTTCAACGGAAGTTATAATAAGAAATAGTCAACTTACTATACACTACTAGAAAAACCAAATAGATACAAAAAACCCACGCAAATTGTTAATATCTTGCTGAAGTGATTATTGgtacaaactaaataatgaaAGTACATAAGCCTTATCCTGGGAGTTACTTTCTCAACcaatataatttaaatctattttcAGTTCATCAAGTAGTTCTTCAAGGTCATCCTCTCGGTCATCATCCAGTAGCTCAGGAAGTTCATCACGTTCATCTTCATCATCCAGCTCATCTAGCAGTAGCAGCAGTAACAATGGCCGTTCAAGGCCTAAGAAAAAGTAAGCTTAAAATTATAAGATAaggattaatataattattattaaacaatctGCAATTTCTTAAGCCAAAGCGAAGTTTTTATTCAGTactagctgaaccggcagacatcgtaaaccaaaattagccaaatcagtccaactgttctcgagttttagcgagactaacgaacaccaATTCATTATAGATGttcatattttgttaaattttgataatattatggGGGGCACTCCATACAATCCTGCAATAAGGTTGAAGGTCAGATAGATCTTTAATAAGTTACAGTATATGCTGAGTAGACCATCAAAATGTAGAGCAAATCAGGTTTTTAGAAAAAGCCATCTGCTTTATATGTTAGCTAAATATGTTATGATACATTCTGTACTGAAGGAATAGGGCGTAGTTATAGTTCTTCAATCTCATGTTTCGAGGTGAATGACTGCATCAATATTGTGATATGTAAGGGCTCCATTAACACTAGATGGCCACAATCCTATCCacatctaatggaaaaatattgcACTGGTAGGTTGTTATTGAAACAATCAATAACAATATTGAACAGTAGGTATTTAAACAGTACTTAATTTaactaaaacaatatttaattttctataattTAGTAGAAATCTGAAAGTGATTACTCCTAAGCCCATAATAGGTCTTCTTTTTTCTACAATATGATATCTGATTCAGGAAATATAATATTCATGTAATAACctgatatatgagtcgtctattatcaaaggcggcaatctgtgcatttggacaaaaaaaaattattgatatgtcaatacagattgatttgaatataatcgtcttcttcaaagaatacggttcaaaacctgcattaaataaaggttaatacttaacctgttatttatctaagatgtcgatcggaagagttttgtgactgccaatggaatacaaagtcaataatttgttttctgatttaccaataattatccaaaagtcacattgccggctttgataatagttgaCTCATATATAGTTTTCTTTATAATGCAGGGACGGAAAGCCAcaagtaaattattaatttatttcatgatCATTACAGTACTaattaaaagagaaaaaaatacaatcagaaTTGAAAcactatttgataaaataataatttgaagtcAATGAAATTGATCAAagcttttaaaatgttttttttttatgtttgggcATCATGCATGTTAAGATTGCTAACCTGACCatacattttctttatttttagaaCAATTTCACCAAACAAGAGTCCACTTAAAGATCGTCGTGATGCTGATCGGGAGAAGATTAGAGATAGATCACCaacaggagaaaaaaaaaaatctgtgttACCTTTATCAAATGACAAAGCTAAAATTAAGGAAAAACAGGAACGGTACAAAacagttattattttaaattatagcctTAATACGCCATATTATGGCCCctggtaaaataataataagaatttcTTTTTTTCTCTTCAGATCTCCAGGACGTAAGAAGCGAGAACGCTCACCACCACCACGACCAACTCGTATCCACA encodes the following:
- the LOC692840 gene encoding ribonucleic acid binding protein S1 isoform X1, translated to MARNKSPLPAAEKEKKKPKESKKKKGDSGSSSSDSSGSSSSSSSRSSSRSSSSSSGSSSRSSSSSSSSSSSSSNNGRSRPKKKTISPNKSPLKDRRDADREKIRDRSPTGEKKKSVLPLSNDKAKIKEKQERSPGRKKRERSPPPRPTRIHIGRLTLNVTRDHIHEIFSTYGTVKSIEFPMDRLHPHNGRGYAYVEFNNADEAENAMKHMDGGQIDGQEITAAPVLVPSRPRRSSPRPLPPRHGPRRHSPPRYRRRSPPVRRRSPPRRRRSRSRSPRPATRRRRSRSNDPAPKSKDSQNL
- the LOC692840 gene encoding ribonucleic acid binding protein S1 (The RefSeq protein has 4 substitutions compared to this genomic sequence); this encodes MARNKSPLPAAEKEKKKPKESKKKKGDSGSSSSDSSGSSSSSSSRSSSRSSSSSSGSSSRSSSSSSSSSSSSSNNGRSRPKKKTISPNKSPLKDRRDADREKIRDRSPTGEKKKSVLPLSNDKAKIKEKQERSPGRKKRERSPPPRPTRIHMGRLTLNVTRDHIHEIFSTYGTVKSMEFPMDRLHPHKGRGYAYVEFNNADEAENAMKHMDGGQIDGQERTAAPVLVPSRPRRSSPRPLPPRHGPRRHSPPRYRRRSPPVRRRSPPRRRRSRSRSPRPATRRRRSRSSSSSSR